One genomic window of Roseateles sp. DAIF2 includes the following:
- a CDS encoding bifunctional UDP-sugar hydrolase/5'-nucleotidase: protein MPLSKIPRPSVSTLALATAALVLAGCASQQPPQAPAPTGPVAVKVLAINDFHGNLKPAAGGIRLKGEDPKDPNKLVTVAAGGAEHLHTAVAELRRANPNHIFVAAGDLIGGSPLLSALFHDEPTVESLGLMGLDVAAVGNHEFDGGIAELLRKQYGGCHPKEGCKGPAPFKGAKFQYLAASTWDLKTGKTVLPPYYIKSFNGIPMAFIGLTLKGTPEIVTPAGVAGLRFDDEAETVNKLVPELKAKGIEAIALLIHEGGLPTGGPNECPGISGPIVDIVKKLDKAVDFVVSGHTHRAYTCQIDGRLVTSGDKYGTLITEIDLQLDPKTRDVISSRANNVVVRTERYAKDPAQTALIKAYEDLAAPLANRVIGAIAATVSREPDAAGATAMGQLVADAQLAASSAPDKGGAVIALMNIGGVREALTRRANGQVTYGDVFTVQPFSNNLVTLSLSGDQIRRLLEQQWRDAEHARGQMLQVSRGFAYTWDAKAPLGARVVPGSLSLNGQPLDMAASYRVTVNSFVASGGDGFRVLTEGKNALTGLMDVDALELYIAANPNLGPAPLDRVKRVN from the coding sequence ATGCCGCTGTCGAAGATCCCGAGGCCGTCCGTTTCCACCCTCGCCCTGGCCACCGCCGCCCTTGTGCTGGCCGGCTGCGCGAGCCAGCAGCCGCCGCAAGCTCCGGCGCCGACCGGCCCGGTCGCGGTCAAGGTGCTGGCGATCAACGATTTCCATGGCAATCTGAAGCCCGCGGCCGGCGGCATCCGGCTCAAGGGCGAGGACCCAAAGGATCCGAACAAGCTCGTGACGGTCGCGGCCGGCGGCGCCGAGCATCTGCATACCGCGGTGGCCGAGCTGCGCCGCGCCAATCCGAACCATATCTTCGTCGCGGCCGGCGACCTGATCGGCGGCAGCCCGCTGCTGTCGGCGCTGTTCCATGACGAACCCACGGTCGAATCGCTGGGCCTGATGGGGCTGGATGTGGCCGCGGTCGGCAACCACGAGTTCGACGGCGGCATCGCCGAGCTGCTGCGCAAGCAGTACGGCGGCTGCCATCCCAAGGAGGGCTGCAAGGGCCCGGCACCGTTCAAGGGCGCGAAGTTCCAGTACCTGGCCGCCAGCACCTGGGATCTGAAGACCGGCAAGACCGTGCTGCCGCCCTACTACATCAAGAGCTTCAACGGCATCCCGATGGCCTTCATCGGCCTGACCCTGAAGGGCACGCCGGAGATCGTGACCCCGGCCGGCGTCGCGGGCCTGCGCTTCGACGACGAGGCCGAGACCGTCAACAAGCTGGTGCCCGAGCTGAAGGCCAAGGGCATCGAGGCGATCGCGCTGCTGATCCACGAGGGCGGCCTGCCGACCGGCGGCCCGAACGAATGCCCCGGCATCTCCGGCCCGATCGTCGACATCGTCAAGAAGCTGGACAAGGCGGTGGACTTCGTCGTCAGCGGCCACACGCACCGGGCCTACACCTGCCAGATCGACGGCCGCCTGGTCACCAGCGGCGACAAGTACGGCACCCTGATCACCGAGATCGACCTGCAGCTCGACCCCAAGACCCGCGACGTGATCTCGAGCCGCGCCAACAATGTGGTGGTGCGCACCGAGCGCTACGCCAAGGACCCGGCCCAGACCGCGCTGATCAAGGCCTACGAGGACCTGGCCGCGCCGCTGGCGAACCGCGTCATCGGTGCCATCGCCGCGACGGTCTCGCGCGAACCCGATGCGGCCGGCGCCACCGCGATGGGCCAGCTGGTGGCCGACGCGCAGCTGGCCGCCAGCAGCGCGCCGGACAAAGGCGGCGCGGTGATCGCGCTGATGAACATCGGCGGCGTGCGCGAGGCGCTGACCCGCCGCGCCAACGGCCAGGTCACCTATGGCGATGTGTTCACGGTCCAGCCCTTCTCGAACAACCTGGTCACCCTGAGCCTGAGCGGCGACCAGATCCGCCGCCTGCTGGAGCAGCAATGGCGCGACGCCGAGCATGCCCGAGGCCAGATGCTGCAGGTCTCGCGGGGCTTCGCCTACACCTGGGACGCCAAGGCGCCGCTGGGTGCGCGGGTCGTGCCGGGCAGCCTCAGCCTGAACGGCCAGCCGCTGGACATGGCCGCCAGCTACCGCGTGACGGTCAACAGCTTCGTCGCCAGCGGCGGCGATGGCTTCCGCGTCCTCACCGAGGGCAAGAACGCGCTGACCGGCCTGATGGATGTCGACGCGCTGGAGCTCTACATTGCCGCCAACCCCAATCTGGGCCCGGCGCCGCTGGACCGGGTCAAGCGGGTGAACTGA
- a CDS encoding Hsp33 family molecular chaperone HslO, which produces MSELHKFLFEGLPVRGMLVRLTGSWQEVLKRRASRDAYPAEVRQLLGEMAAAGVLMQSNIKFNGALVLQVLGDGPVKLAVAEVQPDLSFRTTAKVVGEVPAGARLEAMLNVHGQGRCAITLDPKDKFPGQQPYQGVVPLHGDRREPLQKLSEVLEHYMLQSEQLDTKLVLAANDEIAAGLLIQRLPVKGEGNIEGTAAAERNEDRIGQSEDFNRISMLAATLTPEELLGLDADTILRRLFWEETVRRFEPQQPQFSCTCSRERVGQMLKSLGREEVDSVLEERGEVEVGCEFCGLQYHFDAVDVGGLFTAELRQQPGSETLQ; this is translated from the coding sequence ATGAGTGAACTGCACAAATTCCTGTTCGAAGGCCTGCCGGTGCGCGGCATGCTGGTGCGCCTGACCGGCAGCTGGCAGGAGGTGCTGAAGCGCCGTGCCTCGCGCGATGCCTACCCCGCCGAGGTGCGCCAGCTGCTGGGCGAGATGGCCGCGGCGGGCGTGCTGATGCAGTCGAACATCAAGTTCAACGGCGCCCTGGTGCTGCAGGTGCTGGGCGACGGGCCGGTCAAGCTGGCCGTGGCCGAGGTGCAGCCCGACCTGAGCTTTCGCACCACCGCCAAGGTGGTGGGCGAGGTGCCGGCCGGCGCACGGCTGGAGGCGATGCTGAACGTGCACGGCCAGGGTCGCTGCGCGATCACCCTGGACCCGAAGGACAAGTTCCCGGGCCAGCAGCCCTACCAGGGCGTGGTGCCGCTGCATGGCGACCGGCGCGAGCCGCTGCAAAAGCTCTCCGAGGTGCTGGAGCATTACATGCTGCAGTCCGAGCAGCTGGATACCAAGCTGGTGCTGGCCGCGAACGACGAGATCGCCGCGGGCCTCTTGATCCAGCGCCTGCCGGTCAAGGGCGAGGGCAATATCGAAGGCACGGCCGCCGCCGAGCGCAACGAGGACCGCATCGGCCAGTCCGAGGACTTCAACCGCATCAGCATGCTGGCCGCCACCCTGACGCCGGAGGAACTGCTGGGCCTGGACGCGGACACCATCCTGCGCCGCCTGTTCTGGGAGGAGACGGTGCGCCGTTTCGAGCCGCAGCAGCCGCAGTTCTCCTGCACCTGCTCCCGCGAACGCGTTGGTCAGATGCTGAAAAGCCTGGGCCGCGAGGAGGTGGATTCGGTGCTCGAGGAGCGCGGCGAGGTCGAGGTCGGCTGCGAGTTCTGCGGCCTGCAGTACCACTTCGACGCGGTCGATGTCGGCGGGCTGTTCACCGCGGAGCTGCGGCAGCAGCCGGGCAGCGAGACGCTGCAGTAG
- a CDS encoding gamma carbonic anhydrase family protein has product MAIYQLGDHVPEVADSAWVADSAQVIGRVSLAEDASVWFNATLRGDSEQLTIGRGTNIQDGSVLHADAGFPLVLGEGVTVGHQVMLHGCTVGENSLIGIGAVVLNGARIGKNSLVGAGALVTEGKEFPDGVLIVGSPAKVLRELTPEQIDGLKRSARHYIANSRRYAAELKKIV; this is encoded by the coding sequence ATGGCCATCTATCAGCTGGGCGACCATGTTCCCGAGGTGGCGGATTCCGCCTGGGTGGCCGACTCGGCCCAGGTGATCGGGCGGGTGAGCCTGGCCGAGGACGCCAGCGTCTGGTTCAACGCCACCCTGCGCGGCGACAGCGAGCAGCTGACGATCGGCCGCGGCACGAACATCCAGGACGGCTCGGTGCTGCATGCCGATGCCGGCTTCCCGCTGGTGCTGGGCGAGGGCGTCACGGTCGGGCACCAGGTGATGCTGCATGGCTGCACGGTCGGCGAGAACTCGCTGATCGGTATCGGCGCGGTGGTGCTGAACGGCGCGCGCATCGGCAAGAACTCGCTGGTCGGCGCCGGTGCGCTGGTGACCGAGGGCAAGGAGTTTCCGGATGGGGTGCTGATCGTCGGCAGCCCGGCCAAGGTGCTGCGCGAGCTGACGCCCGAGCAGATCGACGGTTTAAAAAGAAGCGCCCGCCACTACATAGCGAATTCGCGTCGCTACGCGGCGGAGCTGAAGAAGATTGTTTGA